In a genomic window of Tripterygium wilfordii isolate XIE 37 chromosome 8, ASM1340144v1, whole genome shotgun sequence:
- the LOC120003748 gene encoding putative recombination initiation defects 3 isoform X4, which produces MKMKLNKACDLSSISVFPPQSRKPNAIPTGPQASQLRSQPLQQSFSQGLSSQHGIFSQNSLDDTLTLDQRFGSQERENSVKKNSCLVPINYAREESQIPSLRSSNSLIRKWNPASVQDNKCQISEELEHRIGMIETSLNRFGMILDSVQGDIIQVNRGTKEVLLEMESIRQKLLLHDTSLQLMNRGREDIKASLEEGFKSVSDQLSKDIHQAKLQKILLPLSAFPEQIGASHLKLQTVLCNYFNKKIQAVACSLKNPAATVLPPKDNASCITPPRKPQSIRNPLAPQKVCAQENKAPRVEMRGCKSVKPGKATIKEKVSHDEHKRKGTSLIKQERECRVIIDSDEDVDGGFSCLLDEKKADIEEYLNEEKAKLETGRILRRARRQRRKDCNPIIIN; this is translated from the exons GAAACCTAATGCTATACCAACAGGACCACAAGCATCACAGCTTCGTTCCCAACCTTTGCAGCAATCATTTTCACAGGGACTATCATCTCAGCATGGGATATTCTCTCAAAACTCACTCGATGACACTCTGACACTTGATCAG AGATTTGGTTCTCAAGAACGAGAGAACTCGGTGAAGAAGAATTCTTGCTTGGTTCCCATAAACTATGCACGAGAAGAGAGTCAAATTCCTAGCTTGAGATCTTCCAACAGTCTGATACGTAAATGGAATCCTGCTTCTGTTCAAGATAATAAAT GTCAAATAAGTGAAGAACTTGAACATCGGATTGGAATGATAGAAACTTCGTTAAACAGGTTTGGAATGATCTTGGACTCTGTTCAGGGTGACATCATACAAGTAAATAGGGGAACAAAAGAAGTATTGCTAGAGA TGGAAAGCATTCGACAGAAGCTGCTGCTTCATGACACCTCCTTGCAGCTAATG AACAGGGGACGAGAAGATATCAAAGCTAGCCTTGAAGAGGGCTTCAAATCTGTATCAGATCAACTGAGCAAGGATATCCATCAGGCCAAGTTACAGAAAATTTTATTGCCGCTTTCGGCTTTTCCAGAGCAAATAGGAGCTTCTCATCTAAAATTACAAACTGTGCTCTGCAActatttcaacaaaaaaatacag GCAGTGGCATGCAGCCTGAAGAATCCTGCAGCAACTGTTCTTCCACCAAAG GATAATGCCTCCTGTATCACTCCACCGCGGAAGCCACAGTCCATCAGAAA TCCACTCGCACCTCAAAAAGTTTGTGCGCAAGAAAATAAAGCTCCAAGAGTAGAGATGAGAGGTTGCAAATCAGTAAAGCCAGGAAAAGCTACCATCAAGGAGAAGGTGTCACATGATGAGCACAAAAGGAAGGGAACTTCTCTCATCAAACAG GAAAGAGAATGTCGAGTTATCATCGATTCAGATGAAGATGTTGATGGaggtttttcatgtttgctTGATGAGAAGAAAGCAG acATTGAAGAATATCTGAATGAGGAAAAAGCAAAGCTAGAGACTGGAAGGATTTTGAGAAGAGCAAGAAGGCAAAGGAGAAAGGACTGTAATCctataattattaattga
- the LOC120003748 gene encoding putative recombination initiation defects 3 isoform X1, with protein sequence MKMKLNKACDLSSISVFPPQSRKPNAIPTGPQASQLRSQPLQQSFSQGLSSQHGIFSQNSLDDTLTLDQRFGSQERENSVKKNSCLVPINYAREESQIPSLRSSNSLIRKWNPASVQDNKSGQISEELEHRIGMIETSLNRFGMILDSVQGDIIQVNRGTKEVLLEMESIRQKLLLHDTSLQLMQNRGREDIKASLEEGFKSVSDQLSKDIHQAKLQKILLPLSAFPEQIGASHLKLQTVLCNYFNKKIQAVACSLKNPAATVLPPKDNASCITPPRKPQSIRNPLAPQKVCAQENKAPRVEMRGCKSVKPGKATIKEKVSHDEHKRKGTSLIKQERECRVIIDSDEDVDGGFSCLLDEKKADIEEYLNEEKAKLETGRILRRARRQRRKDCNPIIIN encoded by the exons GAAACCTAATGCTATACCAACAGGACCACAAGCATCACAGCTTCGTTCCCAACCTTTGCAGCAATCATTTTCACAGGGACTATCATCTCAGCATGGGATATTCTCTCAAAACTCACTCGATGACACTCTGACACTTGATCAG AGATTTGGTTCTCAAGAACGAGAGAACTCGGTGAAGAAGAATTCTTGCTTGGTTCCCATAAACTATGCACGAGAAGAGAGTCAAATTCCTAGCTTGAGATCTTCCAACAGTCTGATACGTAAATGGAATCCTGCTTCTGTTCAAGATAATAAAT CAGGTCAAATAAGTGAAGAACTTGAACATCGGATTGGAATGATAGAAACTTCGTTAAACAGGTTTGGAATGATCTTGGACTCTGTTCAGGGTGACATCATACAAGTAAATAGGGGAACAAAAGAAGTATTGCTAGAGA TGGAAAGCATTCGACAGAAGCTGCTGCTTCATGACACCTCCTTGCAGCTAATG CAGAACAGGGGACGAGAAGATATCAAAGCTAGCCTTGAAGAGGGCTTCAAATCTGTATCAGATCAACTGAGCAAGGATATCCATCAGGCCAAGTTACAGAAAATTTTATTGCCGCTTTCGGCTTTTCCAGAGCAAATAGGAGCTTCTCATCTAAAATTACAAACTGTGCTCTGCAActatttcaacaaaaaaatacag GCAGTGGCATGCAGCCTGAAGAATCCTGCAGCAACTGTTCTTCCACCAAAG GATAATGCCTCCTGTATCACTCCACCGCGGAAGCCACAGTCCATCAGAAA TCCACTCGCACCTCAAAAAGTTTGTGCGCAAGAAAATAAAGCTCCAAGAGTAGAGATGAGAGGTTGCAAATCAGTAAAGCCAGGAAAAGCTACCATCAAGGAGAAGGTGTCACATGATGAGCACAAAAGGAAGGGAACTTCTCTCATCAAACAG GAAAGAGAATGTCGAGTTATCATCGATTCAGATGAAGATGTTGATGGaggtttttcatgtttgctTGATGAGAAGAAAGCAG acATTGAAGAATATCTGAATGAGGAAAAAGCAAAGCTAGAGACTGGAAGGATTTTGAGAAGAGCAAGAAGGCAAAGGAGAAAGGACTGTAATCctataattattaattga
- the LOC120003748 gene encoding putative recombination initiation defects 3 isoform X3 — translation MKMKLNKACDLSSISVFPPQSRKPNAIPTGPQASQLRSQPLQQSFSQGLSSQHGIFSQNSLDDTLTLDQRFGSQERENSVKKNSCLVPINYAREESQIPSLRSSNSLIRKWNPASVQDNKSGQISEELEHRIGMIETSLNRFGMILDSVQGDIIQVNRGTKEVLLEMESIRQKLLLHDTSLQLMNRGREDIKASLEEGFKSVSDQLSKDIHQAKLQKILLPLSAFPEQIGASHLKLQTVLCNYFNKKIQAVACSLKNPAATVLPPKDNASCITPPRKPQSIRNPLAPQKVCAQENKAPRVEMRGCKSVKPGKATIKEKVSHDEHKRKGTSLIKQERECRVIIDSDEDVDGGFSCLLDEKKADIEEYLNEEKAKLETGRILRRARRQRRKDCNPIIIN, via the exons GAAACCTAATGCTATACCAACAGGACCACAAGCATCACAGCTTCGTTCCCAACCTTTGCAGCAATCATTTTCACAGGGACTATCATCTCAGCATGGGATATTCTCTCAAAACTCACTCGATGACACTCTGACACTTGATCAG AGATTTGGTTCTCAAGAACGAGAGAACTCGGTGAAGAAGAATTCTTGCTTGGTTCCCATAAACTATGCACGAGAAGAGAGTCAAATTCCTAGCTTGAGATCTTCCAACAGTCTGATACGTAAATGGAATCCTGCTTCTGTTCAAGATAATAAAT CAGGTCAAATAAGTGAAGAACTTGAACATCGGATTGGAATGATAGAAACTTCGTTAAACAGGTTTGGAATGATCTTGGACTCTGTTCAGGGTGACATCATACAAGTAAATAGGGGAACAAAAGAAGTATTGCTAGAGA TGGAAAGCATTCGACAGAAGCTGCTGCTTCATGACACCTCCTTGCAGCTAATG AACAGGGGACGAGAAGATATCAAAGCTAGCCTTGAAGAGGGCTTCAAATCTGTATCAGATCAACTGAGCAAGGATATCCATCAGGCCAAGTTACAGAAAATTTTATTGCCGCTTTCGGCTTTTCCAGAGCAAATAGGAGCTTCTCATCTAAAATTACAAACTGTGCTCTGCAActatttcaacaaaaaaatacag GCAGTGGCATGCAGCCTGAAGAATCCTGCAGCAACTGTTCTTCCACCAAAG GATAATGCCTCCTGTATCACTCCACCGCGGAAGCCACAGTCCATCAGAAA TCCACTCGCACCTCAAAAAGTTTGTGCGCAAGAAAATAAAGCTCCAAGAGTAGAGATGAGAGGTTGCAAATCAGTAAAGCCAGGAAAAGCTACCATCAAGGAGAAGGTGTCACATGATGAGCACAAAAGGAAGGGAACTTCTCTCATCAAACAG GAAAGAGAATGTCGAGTTATCATCGATTCAGATGAAGATGTTGATGGaggtttttcatgtttgctTGATGAGAAGAAAGCAG acATTGAAGAATATCTGAATGAGGAAAAAGCAAAGCTAGAGACTGGAAGGATTTTGAGAAGAGCAAGAAGGCAAAGGAGAAAGGACTGTAATCctataattattaattga
- the LOC120003748 gene encoding putative recombination initiation defects 3 isoform X2, with protein MKMKLNKACDLSSISVFPPQSRKPNAIPTGPQASQLRSQPLQQSFSQGLSSQHGIFSQNSLDDTLTLDQRFGSQERENSVKKNSCLVPINYAREESQIPSLRSSNSLIRKWNPASVQDNKCQISEELEHRIGMIETSLNRFGMILDSVQGDIIQVNRGTKEVLLEMESIRQKLLLHDTSLQLMQNRGREDIKASLEEGFKSVSDQLSKDIHQAKLQKILLPLSAFPEQIGASHLKLQTVLCNYFNKKIQAVACSLKNPAATVLPPKDNASCITPPRKPQSIRNPLAPQKVCAQENKAPRVEMRGCKSVKPGKATIKEKVSHDEHKRKGTSLIKQERECRVIIDSDEDVDGGFSCLLDEKKADIEEYLNEEKAKLETGRILRRARRQRRKDCNPIIIN; from the exons GAAACCTAATGCTATACCAACAGGACCACAAGCATCACAGCTTCGTTCCCAACCTTTGCAGCAATCATTTTCACAGGGACTATCATCTCAGCATGGGATATTCTCTCAAAACTCACTCGATGACACTCTGACACTTGATCAG AGATTTGGTTCTCAAGAACGAGAGAACTCGGTGAAGAAGAATTCTTGCTTGGTTCCCATAAACTATGCACGAGAAGAGAGTCAAATTCCTAGCTTGAGATCTTCCAACAGTCTGATACGTAAATGGAATCCTGCTTCTGTTCAAGATAATAAAT GTCAAATAAGTGAAGAACTTGAACATCGGATTGGAATGATAGAAACTTCGTTAAACAGGTTTGGAATGATCTTGGACTCTGTTCAGGGTGACATCATACAAGTAAATAGGGGAACAAAAGAAGTATTGCTAGAGA TGGAAAGCATTCGACAGAAGCTGCTGCTTCATGACACCTCCTTGCAGCTAATG CAGAACAGGGGACGAGAAGATATCAAAGCTAGCCTTGAAGAGGGCTTCAAATCTGTATCAGATCAACTGAGCAAGGATATCCATCAGGCCAAGTTACAGAAAATTTTATTGCCGCTTTCGGCTTTTCCAGAGCAAATAGGAGCTTCTCATCTAAAATTACAAACTGTGCTCTGCAActatttcaacaaaaaaatacag GCAGTGGCATGCAGCCTGAAGAATCCTGCAGCAACTGTTCTTCCACCAAAG GATAATGCCTCCTGTATCACTCCACCGCGGAAGCCACAGTCCATCAGAAA TCCACTCGCACCTCAAAAAGTTTGTGCGCAAGAAAATAAAGCTCCAAGAGTAGAGATGAGAGGTTGCAAATCAGTAAAGCCAGGAAAAGCTACCATCAAGGAGAAGGTGTCACATGATGAGCACAAAAGGAAGGGAACTTCTCTCATCAAACAG GAAAGAGAATGTCGAGTTATCATCGATTCAGATGAAGATGTTGATGGaggtttttcatgtttgctTGATGAGAAGAAAGCAG acATTGAAGAATATCTGAATGAGGAAAAAGCAAAGCTAGAGACTGGAAGGATTTTGAGAAGAGCAAGAAGGCAAAGGAGAAAGGACTGTAATCctataattattaattga